A window of Cohnella herbarum contains these coding sequences:
- a CDS encoding sensor histidine kinase yields MRREFSVRHTIFMRLVVTFMLIMIPVFLLGIYIYQWAIRTTSEDISRTAESQIAFYLNDLENEIERMKLLQYGLLEDGDLNKLAITWETMGTIDRMDKINSVINRIIAIQNSSRYIRDVNVHIRPIGKTLSALLGPSEIDEDKFGIFGSEAIRQGAGTRLIDWNGELYLSAASSRWSKGKPPLFIVEIELDRQRLNEALEQFNTYPDNGSLLVFGQGGYGISSGAKAIQDGAKEIIRQLEHFAESGPDTFSLSGQRYFVSRAHSERLDMSIYRLINDRIVRKPLERFYLLAWLIAIGAFGIILIYAVSTYKFIHKPLLKLVRGFRRLENGDLELTIAHRTNDEFQYIYTRFNQMVVNLRMLIDQAYKQKILTQRAELKQLQSQINPHFLYNSFFILNTMAKTGDTERIEQFTTQLGEYFRFVTRNASDEIRLKQEIRHARMYTEIQDMRFYKRIHSSFDELPSEFEEIRVPRLIVQPIIENAFEHSLEKKARNGRIDVRFERVDRWVCIIIEDNGEGLSDEEIYRISHRLGHEDSETETTGIVNVHRRIVFTCGEGSGLEISRSGLGGLRVTIRIPLEEEKFNVQAASG; encoded by the coding sequence ATGCGTCGCGAATTTTCCGTTCGCCATACGATCTTTATGCGCCTTGTCGTAACCTTCATGTTGATCATGATTCCTGTCTTTCTGCTTGGAATCTATATATACCAATGGGCGATTCGAACGACGAGCGAAGATATTTCCCGAACGGCCGAGTCGCAAATTGCATTTTATCTTAACGATCTCGAGAACGAAATCGAACGTATGAAGCTGCTGCAGTACGGTCTGCTGGAGGATGGCGATCTGAACAAGCTTGCTATCACGTGGGAGACGATGGGGACCATAGACCGAATGGATAAAATCAATTCGGTCATCAACCGGATCATCGCGATTCAGAACAGCAGTCGCTATATTCGGGATGTCAACGTCCATATCCGTCCGATCGGCAAGACGCTCTCCGCGCTGCTAGGCCCAAGCGAGATCGATGAGGACAAATTCGGGATTTTCGGTTCGGAAGCGATTCGGCAGGGAGCGGGAACACGTCTGATCGACTGGAACGGAGAGCTCTATCTAAGCGCGGCGAGTTCCAGATGGAGCAAGGGAAAACCGCCGCTTTTTATAGTGGAGATCGAGCTGGATCGGCAGCGGTTGAATGAAGCTCTGGAGCAGTTCAACACCTACCCGGATAACGGTTCCCTGTTGGTCTTCGGACAGGGCGGCTACGGGATTAGCAGTGGCGCGAAGGCGATTCAGGACGGCGCTAAGGAAATTATCCGTCAACTGGAACATTTTGCGGAAAGCGGCCCGGATACGTTCTCGCTGAGCGGGCAGAGATACTTCGTCTCTCGAGCCCACTCGGAGCGTCTGGATATGTCTATCTATCGATTAATTAACGATCGGATCGTACGGAAGCCGCTGGAAAGATTCTATCTATTGGCCTGGTTGATTGCCATTGGAGCGTTCGGCATCATTCTCATTTACGCAGTCTCCACCTACAAGTTTATTCATAAGCCGCTTCTTAAGCTGGTCAGAGGATTTCGCCGACTGGAAAACGGCGATCTGGAGCTGACTATCGCGCATCGGACCAACGATGAATTTCAATATATATATACCCGCTTTAATCAGATGGTCGTGAATCTGCGAATGCTGATCGACCAAGCGTACAAGCAAAAAATTCTCACCCAGCGGGCCGAACTGAAGCAGCTGCAATCGCAGATTAATCCGCATTTTTTGTACAATAGCTTCTTTATTTTGAATACGATGGCGAAGACAGGAGATACCGAAAGAATCGAACAGTTCACAACCCAGTTGGGAGAATATTTCCGCTTTGTCACCCGGAACGCATCGGACGAGATCCGGCTCAAGCAGGAAATCCGTCATGCCCGCATGTATACCGAAATTCAGGATATGCGTTTCTACAAGCGCATTCATTCCAGCTTCGATGAATTGCCATCGGAATTCGAAGAGATTCGGGTACCGCGTCTTATCGTCCAGCCCATTATCGAGAACGCTTTCGAACACAGCCTCGAGAAGAAAGCCCGAAACGGCCGAATAGATGTACGCTTTGAACGAGTAGATCGATGGGTTTGCATTATTATCGAAGATAACGGCGAAGGCTTAAGCGACGAGGAAATCTACCGGATTTCCCACAGGCTAGGACACGAGGATTCGGAGACGGAAACGACCGGCATCGTTAACGTCCATCGGCGCATTGTGTTCACCTGCGGAGAGGGCAGCGGGCTGGAAATATCCCGGAGCGGTCTAGGAGGACTTAGGGTAACGATCCGCATTCCGCTGGAGGAGGAGAAATTCAATGTACAGGCTGCTAGCGGTTGA
- a CDS encoding carbohydrate ABC transporter permease — protein sequence MTGRSLQSADHAPPSFRRTGKRFDWFAVANSAFLLAVALICLLPLIHIIALSFSSSSAASAGYVKFWPVDFTLASYEFTASRSAFWVSMLTSIERIAIGTPLNLLLTILVAYPLSKTTEQFRFRLVYAWVFFLTMLFNGGLIPWYITIKQLGLLDSIWALVLPGAVPAFSIVLLLNFFRAVPKELEESAVIDGAGSWTTLWRIYVPISKPAIATLALFSMVDHWNSWFDGLILMGDPSHYPLQSYIQTIVVQMNLGSMSMEELKNLARISDRTLKASQIFLGSLPIIAVYPFLQRFFVKGIVLGSVKG from the coding sequence ATGACGGGACGTTCTCTGCAATCGGCGGATCATGCTCCGCCTTCATTCCGACGTACCGGCAAGCGGTTCGATTGGTTTGCGGTTGCCAATTCGGCTTTCTTGCTCGCGGTAGCCTTGATCTGCTTGCTGCCGCTCATTCATATTATCGCCCTGTCGTTTAGTTCAAGCTCGGCCGCATCGGCTGGATATGTCAAGTTCTGGCCGGTCGATTTCACGCTGGCCTCCTATGAATTCACCGCTTCGCGAAGTGCATTCTGGGTGTCCATGCTGACTTCGATCGAAAGAATTGCCATCGGCACTCCGCTTAATCTGCTGCTGACGATTCTCGTCGCTTACCCCTTATCTAAGACAACGGAGCAATTCCGATTTCGACTGGTATATGCTTGGGTGTTTTTCTTGACAATGCTGTTTAACGGCGGTTTGATTCCGTGGTATATTACCATTAAGCAGCTTGGTCTGCTGGACTCGATCTGGGCCTTGGTGCTGCCCGGCGCCGTTCCTGCATTCAGCATCGTGCTGCTTCTCAACTTTTTCCGGGCCGTGCCCAAGGAACTGGAGGAGTCGGCCGTTATCGACGGCGCCGGATCATGGACAACGCTGTGGCGCATCTATGTGCCAATCTCCAAACCCGCCATTGCCACGCTTGCCCTGTTTTCCATGGTTGATCACTGGAACAGTTGGTTTGACGGCCTAATTCTGATGGGAGATCCGTCCCACTATCCGCTGCAAAGCTACATTCAGACAATTGTAGTGCAAATGAATCTTGGATCGATGTCGATGGAGGAATTAAAAAATCTGGCGCGTATTTCCGACAGGACGCTCAAGGCTTCCCAAATCTTCCTTGGCTCTCTGCCGATCATCGCCGTTTATCCATTTCTCCAAAGATTTTTTGTTAAGGGCATTGTGCTTGGAAGCGTAAAAGGCTAA